One window from the genome of Podospora pseudocomata strain CBS 415.72m chromosome 6, whole genome shotgun sequence encodes:
- the PSY2 gene encoding Platinum sensitivity protein (BUSCO:EOG09262D0D; EggNog:ENOG503NV03; COG:G) produces the protein MMAQPVPHQTTADKKRVKVYELRNNDWFDRGTGFCTACFVTIQEEQKEPRVIVQSEDQPDRLLLETKIVKEDGFQKQQGMSLDLCGIRNTLIVWTDNGVDMALSFQEADGCQAIWKFIDHVQQQFQAAMGGPDDGLSDDLAMDMPTSIQLPPAELGTLIDIENTLRNLSQSPSGRDALAKAIMSEDYIAKLIPLVEMAEDMESLGDLHHLCNIMKTVVLLNDTGLIEHAVSDECVLGVVGAMEYDPDFPTHKANHRQWLNNQGRYKEVVRIQDDQVRRKIHQTYRLQYLKDVVLARILDDPTFSVLNSLIFFNQVEIVQHLHMTPGFMTDLFAVFGDPTVQPLRKKEAVIFIQQMCAISKNLQPPARQGLYGNFLQQGLVPVINYGLRHPDVTVRVGATDILGSILEFDPSMIRKTIYEQTHRKQAPLTDALIDLLLVEVDLGIKSQLTESLKVLLDPNVPGSGPPPENREGFMPKGKHQVSSDPQQDAFIAHFYEHSVAKLFKPLLDLEKRPNMKFNALEDGIFGYLNEILCFYIRHHTFRSKHFVFDHNIASRFAQLLACKQKHLQLVAIRFFRHLILLRDPFFTKHLSDRRIFGPVLDTLLRTLPRDNLLSSACLDFFTSINYEGDRELARHIMENYREKVVALSHVDYFRGMLMRWDQSRGYTVSEVDEEDEVRGVGRGAMMEHLAVDQAQEEYWNSVSDDEEENHHHHHHRPTGVVVNGGKLPLVEYTSDEEEEGGGGDAVMTTTTTTTTAVDGGGSESKENEKPVVVVPSTPPPERLSEKRRREEDEDDALDKLMQHKRRNSSSAGSNSSLGSSGVGGMLRKKGSFHNNNNNSGKARSREGSPNGGGGGGQKKIAISIAPVLKTAVVRAGSPAAEEGGREVRGGAGI, from the exons ATGATGGCACAACCCGTGCCTCATCAGACGACGGCCGACAAGAAGCGCGTCAAGGTCTACGAGCTTCGCAACAATGACTGGTTTGACCGCGGCACCGGTTTCTGCACCGCCTGCTTCGTCACG ATCCAggaagagcaaaaagaaccCCGCGTAATCGTCCAGTCAGAAGACCAGCCGGACAGACTACTGCTCGAGACCAAAATAGTGAAGGAAGATGGCTTCCAGAAGCAGCAGGGCATGTCACTCGACCTTTGCGGTATCCGGA ACACCCTCATTGTTTGGACCGACAATGGCGTCGACATGGCGCTTTCCTTTCAGGAGGCAGATGGATGCCAGGCAATATG GAAATTCATCGACCACGTTCAACAACAATTCCAGGCCGCCATGGGGGGACCAG ATGATGGTCTCTCAGACGACTTGGCGATGGACATGCCCACCTCCATCCAGCTCCCGCCTGCTGAGCTGGGGACGCTGATCGATATAGAGAATACCCTGCGGAACCTTTCGCAATCCCCGTCCGGCCGCGATGCCCTCGCCAAAGCAATCATGAGCGAAGACTACATCGCCAAACTTATTCCACTAGTAGAGATGGCCGAGGATATGGAGAGCTTGGGGGACCTGCATCATCTCTGCAACATCATGAagacggtggtgttgctgaacGACACCGGCCTCATCGAACATGCCGTGTCTGACGAGTGTGTTTTGGGAGTTGTGGGTGCGATGGAGTACGATCCCGATTTTCCGACGCACAAGGCGAACCACCGGCAGTGGTTGAACAACCAGGGGCGGTATAAGGAGGTGGTCAGGATCCAGGATGACCAAGTGCGACGCAAGATCCATCAGACCTACCGACTACAGTACTTGAAGGACGTTGTGCTTGCTAGGATCCTGGACGACCCTACCTTTTCAGTCCTCAACTCGCTCATCTTTTTCAACCAGGTCGAGATCGTGCAGCACCTCCACATGACGCCCGGTTTCATGACGGATCTCTTTGCCGTGTTTGGCGACCCGACTGTGCAGCCGCTGCGCAAAAAGGAAGCCGTCATTTTCATCCAGCAAATGTGCGCCATCTCGAAGAACCTCCAACCACCTGCCCGCCAAGGACTCTATGGCAACTTCCTCCAGCAAGGACTTGTTCCCGTTATCAATTACGGGCTTAGGCACCCTGACGTGACGGTCCGGGTTGGTGCTACAGACATTCTCGGCTCCATACTCGAGTTTGACCCCTCCATGATCCGAAAGACCATCTACGAGCAGACCCATAGAAAACAAGCGCCCCTGACCGACGCCCTCAtcgatctcctcctcgtcgaagTGGATCTGGGGATCAAGTCGCAACTTACAGAGTCACTCAAGGTGCTTCTAGACCCAAATGTTCCCGGCAGCGGCCCCCCTCCAGAAAACAGAGAGGGCTTCATGCCCAAGGGAAAACATCAGGTTTCTTCCGATCCCCAGCAAGACGCGTTCATTGCCCACTTTTATGAGCACTCGGTCGCCAAGCTGTTCAAGCCGCTGCTTGACCTCGAGAAGAGGCCTAACATGAAGTTTAATGCCCTCGAAGATGGGATTTTCGGGTACTTGAACGAGATTCTCTGCTTTTACATCAGGCATCACACTTTTCGGAGCAAGCACTTTGTGTTTGACCACAACATTGCGTCTAGGTTTGCGCAGCTTCTTGCCTGCAAACAGAagcacctccagcttg TTGCGATCCGCTTCTTCcgccacctcatcctccttcgtGACCCTTTTTTCACCAAACACCTATCCGACAGGCGAATTTTCGGCCCAGTCTTGGACACGCTGCTGCGGACGCTGCCGCGGGACAATCTCTTGTCTTCGGCGTGCCTGGACTTTTTCACGTCGATTAATTATGAGGGGGATCGGGAGTTGGCCAGGCACATCATGGAGAATTACCGGGAGAAGGTAGTGGCGCTGAGCCATGTTGATTACTTTagggggatgttgatgaggtgggaTCAGAGCCGGGGGTATACGGTTagtgaggtggatgaggaggacgaggtgaggggggtggggaggggggcgatgATGGAGCATTTGGCTGTTGATCAGGCGCAGGAGGAGTATTGGAATAGTGtttctgatgatgaggaggagaatcatcatcatcatcatcatcgtcctaCGGGCgtggtggtgaatggggGGAAGCTGCCGCTGGTGGAGTACACgtctgatgaggaggaagagggtggtgggggggatgcggtgatgacgacgacgacgacgacgacgacagctgtggatgggggggggagtgagtCAAAGGAGAATGAgaagccggtggtggtggtgccgagtacgccgccgccggaaAGGTTAtcggagaagaggaggagggaggaggatgaggatgacgcgCTGGATAAGCTGATGCAGCATAAGAGGAGGAATAGCAGTAGTGCAGGGAGTAATTCTTCGTTGGGGTCGtcaggggtgggggggatgttgaggaagaaggggagttttcacaacaacaacaataacagtgggaaggcgaggagtCGAGAGGGGAGTCCgaatggaggaggagggggtggacaGAAGAAGATTGCGATTAGTATTGCGCCTGTTTTGAAGACGGCGGTTGTGAGGGCGGGGAGTCCGGCGGcggaagagggagggagggaagtGAGGGGTGGGGCTGGGATTTAA